In the Purpureocillium takamizusanense chromosome 5, complete sequence genome, one interval contains:
- a CDS encoding uncharacterized protein (COG:F~EggNog:ENOG503NZMH) yields the protein MLAFVRVVGDVIFWHLCYNAKGEYISYEDHRVPRLSQLHAETKHLAMDTLERSRHIVGWSDDVRNFAGAPDADFAIEWTDLPSPNSMCALEKVTISGSAVPFITSGASIALGIKDKALHLGFGSSDDYMGNLFTIEKRHFVFYDTEERRAWLVDGVSTVLHLLRAYLRFYLEDSRVRDYFIYSDGDIEEAGPNVAYTGARAAYEVLKNDKNQRLPLYPKMSEESEERIAKLGTKHEDDVTNLKATSRNFTLKERVEQLCYVLLQITAYHDDIHTQSGFGWRIKKSPRHRIEGFEFMDVATKHDTLWPKVATLDAVSVGWVDFARALHAVPLFGVGFGDLFRPVRTDAPCCSSTASVPTGKDFLAVYGADLEIILRRGSKRKNPWRLVGNIHWHSPDGVAFESCKCKSLTLGGDSRPISAAQRSYKKQDRMGQHRASCEPEKKGLKGMFGERGFGRQKSQKGSSPADRVQVLLPATFPQFYGRGLRSPAKVVPKGAVIFGHSWKFPLRWSLSKDVPPEEGEPDPPSLDEVSNLMDDSGIGTSIDSSSGGDTSASPFFYGLGNNPQVPCGSRDNSSIESGIGSDKPGSEIVPAEQVVQYREDSKKRAICLSEADDHDDLARKLRRVEKRISLG from the exons ATGCTAGCTTTCGTCCGGGTTGTTGGTGATGTCATCTTCTGGCACCTCTGCTACAATGCCAAGGGCGAGTATATCTCTTATGAGGACCATCGAGTCCCCCGACTTTCTCAGCTCCACGCCGAAACAAAACATCTTGCAATGGACACTCTAGAGAGGAGTCGCCATATCGTGGGATGGAGTGATGATGTCAGAAATTTTGCCG GTGCCCCCGATGCGGATTTTGCTATTGAGTGGACTGATCTACCCAGCCCGAACTCGATGTGTGCGCTTGAAAAAGTCACCATCTCTGGTTCCGCCGTTCCGTTCATAACCTCGGGAGCCAGCATCGCCCTGGGAATCAAGGATAAGGCGCTTCATCTCGGCTTTGGTAGCAGTGACGACTATATGGGGAATCTATTCACCATCGAGAAGCGACACTTTGTATTCTATGACACTGAGGAGAGACGCGCCTGGCTTGTCGACGGTGTCAGCACTGTCCTCCACCTTCTGCGTGCCTACCTCAGATTTTATCTTGAGGACAGTCGCGTAAGGGACTACTTCATCTACAGTGACGGCGATATCGAAGAAGCCGGCCCAAACGTGGCCTACAcgggcgcgagggccgcctACGAGGTTCTGAAGAACGACAAGAACCAAAGACTGCCGCTGTATCCGAAAATGTCGGAGGAGTCAGAGGAAAGGATAGCCAAGCTCGGAACCAagcacgaggacgacgttACAAACCTGAAGGCAACTAGCAGGAACTTCACCCTTAAGGAGCGCGTCGAACAGCTCTGCTACGTGCTCTTGCAGATTACCGCGTATCATGACGACATACATACGCAGTCAGGCTTCGGCTGGAGGATTAAGAAGTCGCCCCGCCACCGAATCGAGGGCTTCGA ATTCATGGATGTGGCTACCAAGCACGACACGCTCTGGCCCAAGGTCGCCACGCTGGATGCCGTGAGCGTCGGCTGGGTTGACTTTGCACGAGCCTTACACGCCGTGCCTCTGTTCGGTGTTGGGTTCGGTGATCTATTCCGGCCAGTCAGGACAGAcgcgccgtgctgcagctcgacAGCCTCTGTCCCCACCGGCAAGGACTTTCTGGCAGTCTATGGGGCCGACCTCGAAATAATATTGAGACGAGGTTCGAAGCGGAAAAATCCTTGGCGACTTGTCGGCAATATCCATTGGCATTCACCTGACGGCGTGGCCTTCGAATCGTGCAAGTGTAAAAGCCTCACTCTGGGTGGAGATAGCCGGCCGATCTCTGCGGCCCAGAGAAGTTACAAGAAACAGGATCGAATGGGACAACACAGGGCTTCCTGTGAGCCCGAGAAGAAGGGGCTGAAGGGGATGTTTGGAGAACGTGGGTTTGGCCGGCAGAAGAGTCAGAAAGGATCGAGTCCTGCCGATAGGGTGCAGGTTCTCCTGCCAGCTACCTTCCCCCAGTTCTATGGTCGAGGATTGCGAAGCCCCGCGAAGGTGGTGCCGAAAGGCGCCGTGATCTTTGGGCATAGCTGGAAATTTCCTTTGCGATGGAGCTTGTCGAAGGACGTTCCGCCAGAGGAAGGCGAGCCAGACCCACCGTCCCTGGATGAGGTGTCGAACCTGATGGATGACAGCGGCATTGGCACGAGCATTGACTCGTCATCCGGCGGGGAtacgtcggcgtcgcctttCTTTTACGGTCTGGGTAACAACCCCCAGGTCCCATGTGGTAGCAGGGACAATTCGTCAATTGAGTCTGGGATCGGCAGCGATAAGCCTGGCAGCGAAATAGTTCCTGCTGAGCAGGTCGTTCAGTATCGGGAGGATTCGAAGAAACGTGCGATTTGTTTATCAGAGGCGGATGACCATGATGACCTGGCGAGGAAGCTCCGGCGTGTGGAGAAGAGGATAAGCCTGGGCTAG
- a CDS encoding uncharacterized protein (COG:F~EggNog:ENOG503NZMH) → METDEETPRGPRTICTSRVSKDSGYGSLETKSTAHGKLQAIQEHQGTDSIDNQEEADELQTIYSDASSLLQHPDIDKYISAFADVLSRSLPSEFDESDAERVFSALPSLLRAFAVRLGYESSERMPRQLMYLVSRFRSEIARCLKRMVHEEYHDGSSVHKMNGEGDSPRQNKPFMGLDDKIHMWLSKEDVLETDNARFCDLDEAEPGACDYLDDLGGLDDLDALDSFKEEGFLSEYRQLLSRSPAYQWLRSSIRVKSTLQVPGSDATASHIGDRIVKAVGRPNKFSRKQTQELRMHFVVPWDPFLFLQEQEYEKPLSYVLAHAITLTGHGNDLQAATCESYMRQTWPNTGLQFLEFLQRAVKSESGTCEGK, encoded by the exons ATGGAGACAGACGAGGAAACACCTAGAGGGCCTCGAACTATTTGTACGTCCAGAGTTAGTAAGGATTCCGGTTACGGTTCTCTTGAAACCAAGTCCACAGCGCACGGCAAGCTTCAGGCCATTCAAGAGCACCAAGGAACGGATAGTATCGATAATCAGGAGGAAGCCGATGAGCTACAGACGATATACTCTGATGCCTCTAGCCTTCTGCAACATCCAGACATCGACAAATACATCTCTGCGTTTGCCGATGTTCTGTCTCGCTCTCTCCCATCGGAATTTGATGAGAGTGACGCGGAGAGGGTCTTTTCAGCACTTCCATCCCTTCTCAGGGCCTTCGCGGTCAGGCTTGGCTATGAGAGTTCTGAGCGCATGCCACGGCAGTTAATGTACCTTGTTTCAAGGTTTCGAAG CGAAATAGCCAGATGCCTTAAACGCATGGTGCATGAGGAGTATCATGACGGTTCAAGTGTTCATAAAATGAACGGTGAAGGAGACAGCCCTCGTCAAAACAAGCCCTTCATGGGCCTTGACGACAAAATTCACATGTGGCTGTCAAAAGAGGATGTTCTTGAGACCGACAATGCCCGATTTTGCGACTTGGACGAAGCAGAGCCTGGCGCCTGTGATTATTTGGACGATCTTGGTGGGTTGGATGATTTGGACGCCTTGGACAGTTTCAAAGAAGAGGGTTTCCTGTCTGAATATCGTCAATTGCTCTCAAGATCTCCCGCATACCAATGGCTGCGGTCTTCCATCCGAGTCAAAAGTACTCTCCAGGTCCCCGGATCAGATGCTACGGCAAGCCACATCGGAGATCGGATTGTCAAAGCAGTTGGTCGTCCGAACAAGTTCAGTCGGAAGCAGACCCAAGAGCTCCGGATGCATTTCGTCGTTCCTTGGGACCCATTCCTCTTCTTACAGGAGCAGGAGTACGAGAAACCGCTAAGCTACGTCCTAGCGCACGCGATAACACTCACTGGTCATGGTAACGACCTGCAAGCGGCGACATGCGAGAGCTACATGAGGCAAACGTGGCCAAATACAGGGCTGCAATTCCTTGAATTCCTCCAAAGGGCCGTCAAGAGCGAGTCTGGTACTTGTGAAGGTAAGTAG
- a CDS encoding uncharacterized protein (EggNog:ENOG503PG0Q) encodes MDTAQDVARAGREDPGVPVPLTINDELFDFFFDWAPYSDANRRSDTENGGPSPKDLNNGIMESPSIQALDHMSLESLQSEFIKMNSSFTPEDELDVTSDISPQTATSEDVILDYSPARQVQDDSYGSQFSHAPYSALKHRRSESPARRPRHLVNPTRTADVRKTGACLPCRVSKTRCHDSGVCPTCRKAFPEQCHRVCTRSTLVTHVPVISRAPDVWAFGSPMEERSRLEPRLYIGRPRDIAIILSSEDITGPALGATIQPYRLPGSSQDNPVTAAFSRERLPSHQELQRWVEAQMQRESSGSSFKHCLRNFLYAYSEEGHGLPKHDLVSKVHSMNCFLRISRTHSYFYRDSSNSFVKLPLAAHTELRHIARRALEPLEHDAFKHLDDIVQQGSIKIEEKLAIWASTWQLLLIYRDILERLKAEVSRRNRPNNPAAAHDESLYQWMIDKVFSHLATFYHYHFRTKRSLEISLDWLNSSKYPSRAFHSQKLRKFTKDMLRSREDLCTYPIACCTLPRLLIGHPSFVIILSWHATVKKVAYFTPICLTTALPTL; translated from the exons ATGGATACTGCTCAGGACGTTGCCCGCGCAGGACGGGAGGACCCAGGTGTTCCCGTTCCCCTCACGATAAATGATGAGCTTTtcgattttttttttgacTGGGCACCTTACTCTGACGCCAACCGGCGCTCAGACACCGAGAACGGCGGACCATCCCCCAAGGATCTGAACAATGGCATCATGGAGAGCCCCTCTATTCAGGCTTTGGACCATATGTCTCTTGAAAGCCTACAGTCGGAGTTCATAAAGATGAACTCTTCCTTCACTCCCGAAGATGAACTGGATGTCACGTCTGACATCTCCCCCCAGACGGCCACAAGCGAGGACGTTATTCTAGACTACTCTCCTGCTCGACAGGTCCAGGACGACTCGTATGGGAGTCAATTTTCTCATGCTCCATATTCCGCCCTCAAGCATCGCCGCTCCGAGAGCCCAGCTCGAAGGCCCCGACATCTAGTTAACCCTACACGGACAGCTGATGTCCGGAAGACTGGGGCATGTCTCCCGTGCCGAGTCTCCAAGACTCGT TGCCATGACAGTGGCGTCTGTCCTACATGTCGAAAAGCGTTCCCAGAACAATGTCACCGAGTGTGCACTCGCTCGACCCTGGTCACGCATGTACCCGTTATTAGCAGAGCTCCTG ACGTATGGGCGTTCGGCAGTCCCATGGAAGAGAGATCCCGCTTGGAACCTCGACTCTACATCGGAAGACCCAGAGACATAGCCATTATCCTCTCCTCTGAGGACATCACCGGTCCTGCCCTCGGCGCTACGATCCAGCCCTATCGGTTACCGGGTAGTAGCCAGGACAACCCTGTAACTGCGGCATTTTCTCGGGAAAGACTTCCCAGTCATCAGGAGCTTCAGAGATGGGTTGAAGCCCAAATGCAGCGCGAGAGCAGTGGTTCCAGCTTCAAGCACTGCTTAAGGAACTTTCTCTACGCCTATTCCGAAGAAGGTCACGGTCTCCCCAAG CATGACCTGGTGAGCAAAGTTCACAGCATGAATTGCTTCCTCAGGATCTCTAGGACACATTCATATTTTTACCGTGACTCGAGCAACAGCTTCGTCAAGTtgccgctggccgcccacACTGAATTGAGGCACATCGCCCGCAGAGCGCTCGAGCCTCTCGAGCACGATGCTTTCAAGCATTTGGATGATATTGTTCAGCAGGGATCGATCAAAATCGAGGAGAAGTTAGCTATTTGGGCGAGCACGTGGCAGTTATTGTTGATATACCGAGACATTTTGGAAAGACTCAAGGCCGAAGTTTCTCGCAGGAATCGGCCCAATAACCCTGCAGCTG CTCATGACGAATCTTTGTATCAGTGGATGATCGACAAGGTCTTCTCACATCTGGCCACATTTTACCACTACCACTTCCGAACAAAGAGGAGCCTGGAGATATCGCTAGATTGGCTCAATTCTTCCAAATACCCTTCCCGAGCCTTCCACAGTCAGAAACTTCGCAAGTTTACGAAAGATATGCTCAGATCCAGGGAGGATTTATGTACGTACCCTATAGCCTGTTGCACTCTCCCGCGGTTGCTAATTGGCCACCCTTCCTTTGTCATCATACTTTCTTGGCATGCAACTGTTAAGAAAGTAGCGTATTTTACACCAATCTGCTTAACAACTGCACTACCAACTCTTTGA
- a CDS encoding uncharacterized protein (SECRETED:SignalP(1-17~SECRETED:cutsite=AAA-TP~SECRETED:prob=0.6446)~EggNog:ENOG503PWJS), with translation MKVFAIAIASLATLAAATPTGGHGCKPATYRCEPHAAAWDVCNTSGEWVFAGNCPPKNVCKFNQANGSPYCVPPDFTIP, from the exons ATGAAGgtcttcgccatcgccatcgcctcccTGGCCaccctcgctgccgccacgcCCACCGGCGGTCATGGTTGCAAGCCGGCCACCTACCGGTGCGAACCCCACGCCGCAGCGTGGGACGTCTGCAACACCAGCGGTGAATGGGTG TTTGCTGGCAACTGCCCGCCCAAGAACGTCTGCAAGTTCAACCAGGCAAACGGCAGCCCCTACTGCGTCCCTCCCGACTTCACCATCCCCTAA
- a CDS encoding uncharacterized protein (TransMembrane:7 (o16-37i49-69o89-107i127-148o168-189i210-233o239-261i)~EggNog:ENOG503P1X5), whose amino-acid sequence MANATVDDGSSGIPKAGQVMSIILSLAAATVLTSFLAQRFLAIKTWRRLPLVVWLVFAIYIDSYAFVFATATLQHAFGVNASQATCEGAILLCLVCYVTTKFIYIFLVEKAHIIRGTPKRRFQSKLYLFNAFGMLSIYLVVIILNFIFRIAKMRDGTCIIGMKSLAMIPLISFDTVVNVYLTLMFLVPMRRMYSFKNMPRTPANLRLRTIAFRTFIGAASTLVSSIVNLTVLMALNGEPGWVCLMCCNSDILFSAIVIQWVTSRDNAATSSASHGSHGGRSHHEDGDPSSPVVSAPGAADSISCAATEEISLVTKMRGRGSDSREDTGDEMADPKMPAAAVITGKRKW is encoded by the exons ATGGCGAATGCAACGGTCGACGATGGATCATCCGGCATCCCGAAAGCGGGTCAGGTCATGAGCATCATTCTCTCGCTGGCTGCCGCGACGGTGCTCACTTCGTTTCTTG CGCAACGATTTCTGGCCATAAAGACTTGGCGTCGTCTGCCGCTGGTCGTCTGGT TGGTGTTCGCGATTTACATCGACTCGTATGCGTTTGTCTTCGCCACTGCCACACTTCAACACGCCTTTGGAGTAAATGCAAGTCAGGCAACATGCGAAGGCGCCATTCTCCTGTGTCTGGTGTGCTATGTCACAACAAAG TTTATATACATATTCTTGGTTGAAAAGGCT CATATCATCCGCGGAACGCCCAAACGCCGGTTCCAGTCCAAGCTATATCTATTCAATGCCTTTGGCATGCTGTCAATATATCTCGTTGTGATAATACTCAACTTCATCTT TCGAATCGCCAAGATGCGGGACGGCACTTGCATCATTGGCATGAAGAGTCTCGCCATGATACCTCTCATCAGTTTCGATACAGTCGTCAATGTGTACCTGACACTCATGTTTTTAGTACCAATGAGAC GGATGTACTCGTTTAAGAACATGCCGCGGACGCCGGCAAATCTACGCTTGCGAACAATAGCATTCAGGACATTCATCGGCGCTGCCAGCACACTGGTTAGTAGCATTGT TAACCTCACCGTCCTGATGGCTCTCAACGGCGAGCCCGGGTGGGTTTGCTTAATGTGCTGCAATAGCGATA TTCTTTTCTCCGCCATCGTGATCCAATGGGTCACGTCTCGGGACAACGCGGCCACCTCGAGCGCAAGTCACGGCAGCCACGGTGGCAGAAGTCACCACGAGGACGGGGACCCAAGTTCTCCAGTGGTGTCTGCACCTGGCGCGGCCGACTCAATATCGTGCGCGGCAACAGAGGAGATTTCCCTTGTCACCAAGATGAGAGGACGCGGTTCAGACTCTAGGGAGGACACTGGCGACGAAATGGCAGACCCGAAGAtgccggccgctgccgtcaTCACGGGGAAGAGAAAATGGTAG
- a CDS encoding uncharacterized protein (COG:S~EggNog:ENOG503NY57) — MSWLAKTLARPVRQGPLALGPRLRKSSSAAAAQKAEAKYKIVDRAANFQEKQAKRPDFEPGRPIEVTKHPKPQWTYGQGVEGHDASTPHKEIDPYAADRPMVNNYRLLISGIAPRPIGLISTVSGDGETKNLSPFSYFQVIDHDPPMFIVGFSSRPGREKDTFRNLKEMGECVINTVSETMIEAVNASSIDAPYGLSEWQISGLHEAPTSTVKPARVQESVLSVEGKVVDIKEFGAPSEGMSVAGLALIKATRFWVREDATNQEASHIDLEKLRPVAQLGGMSYGRILSTFELPRQRWHDERPRNEALAELERRSMSSRQRE; from the exons ATGTCGTGGCTCGCCAAAACCCTTgcgcgccccgtccgtcAAGG GCCATTGGCACTGGGTCCACGGCTGAGGAAGAGCTCCTCAGCTGCCGCGGCACAGAAGGCAGAAGCAAAGTACAAAATCGTTGATAGGGCAGCCAACTTTcaggagaagcaggccaAGCGGCCAGACTTTGAGCCCGGAAGGCCGATCGAAGTCACCAAGCACCCTAAGCCCCAGTGGACTTACGGCCAAGGCGTGGAGGGCCACGATGCATCAACGCCTCACAAGGAGATTGACCCCTACGCTGCGGACCGGCCCATGGTGAACAACTACCGATTGCTCATCTCGGGCATCGCGCCCCGACCTATCGGCTTGATAAGCACCGTCTCTGGAGACGGCGAGACCAAGAACCTCTCACCATTTAGCTACTTTCAAGTCATCGACCATGACCCTCCGATGTTCATCGTCGGCTTCTCCTCACGGCCCGGTCGTGAAAAGGATACCTTTCGAAATCTCAAAGAGATGGGAGAATGCGTCATCAACACTGTATCGGAAACTATGATTGAAGCCGTCAACGCGTCGTCCATTGACGCCCCCTACGGCCTGTCGGAATGGCAGATATCAGGCCTCCACGAGGCGCCCACCTCAACGGTGAAGCCCGCGCGCGTGCAGGAGAGCGTTCTCTCAGTCGAGGGCAAGGTAGTGGACATCAAAGAGTTTGGCGCCCCCTCGGAAGGCATGAGCGTGGCGGGGCTCGCGCTCATCAAGGCGACGCGATTCTGGGTGCGCGAGGATGCAACGAACCAAGAGGCCAGTCACATCGACTTGGAAAAGCTGCGACCCGTGGCACAGCTTGGGGGCATGTCGTACGGCCGCATATTATCGACGTTTGAGCTGCCGAGACAGAGGTGGCATGACGAGCGTCCGCGgaacgaggccctcgccgaaCTGGAACGTCGGTCCATGTCCAGTCGTCAACGAGAATAG
- a CDS encoding uncharacterized protein (SECRETED:SignalP(1-24~SECRETED:cutsite=AHG-AI~SECRETED:prob=0.9304)~EggNog:ENOG503PV0H), which produces MHFASSTAQLIAGLALAALPVAHGAISIGNQIREGGTHFNVAWVEGLSPCTTDVSIAPESASVCNRNFRLDGTDYYLVGCSGGKPYAQNPKRLRRAKDNSLYGTCSAVSKKEIDCKGNTHNVIKRYVCG; this is translated from the coding sequence ATGCATTTCGCCTCGTCAACCGCTCAACTCATCGCcgggctcgccctcgcggccctccccgtcgcccacggcgccatctccatcGGCAACCAGATCCGAGAGGGAGGCACGCACTTCAACGTCGCGTGGGTCGAGGGCCTGAGCCCCTGCACCACCGACGTGTCCATCGCGCCCGAGAGCGCCAGCGTCTGCAACCGCAACTTCCGgctcgacggcaccgacTACTACCTGGTCGGCTGCTCCGGCGGCAAGCCGTACGCGCAGAACCCCAAgaggctgcgccgcgccaaggACAACTCGCTCTACGGCACTTGCTCCGCCGTGTCAAAGAAGGAGATTGACTGCAAGGGAAACACCCACAACGTGATCAAGCGCTACGTCTGCGGCTAA